In Silene latifolia isolate original U9 population chromosome X, ASM4854445v1, whole genome shotgun sequence, the following proteins share a genomic window:
- the LOC141617528 gene encoding uncharacterized protein LOC141617528, whose translation MGEEHAIKMGNILGYDGQSQVNAIGYSEGIYLAVLEDECGPMHTWARGNNVETRQGARLDRALCNSDWSELFEDALVRHIPALAFDHCPLLISPNGFAPLAAVNRPFRFQACWLTHEKFKEFIEENWSQHGVFPARLEQLSSKLQDWNQQVFGNIFRQKRELKARIEGCQRELSLKRINYLIKLEARLRCELDEVLAREELLWYQKSQLDFIRDGDRNTSYFHVSTLIQRWCYRITSLKKDNGD comes from the exons ATGGGGGAAGAGCATGCCATTAAAATGGGAAATATCCTTGGCTATGATGGTCAGTCGCAGGTTAACGCCATAGGTTATAGTGAAGGTATCTATCTTGCTGTATTGGAAGACGAATGTG GCCCTATGCACACCTGGGCTCGCGGAAATAATGTCGAAACGAGACAAGGAGCTCGACTAGACAGAGCCTTGTGTAACTCGGACTGGAGCGAATTGTTTGAAGATGCGTTGGTACGTCACATACCCGCCTTAGCTTTTGATCATTGCCCGCTTTTAATCTCTCCAAATGGTTTCGCACCTTTAGCTGCTGTGAATCGTCCATTTCGATTCCAAGCATGTTGGTTGACGcatgagaaatttaaagaatttatTGAGGAAAATTGGTCACAGCATGGTGTCTTTCCTGCGAGATTAGAGCAATTGTCCTCGAAATTGCAAGACTGGAATCAACAAGTTTTTGGAAATATTTTTCGTCAAAAAAGGGAACTCAAAGCACGTATAGAAGGTTGTCAAAGAGAGCTCTCTCTGAAAAGAATAAATTATCTCATTAAATTGGAAGCGAGATTACGTTGTGAGCTCGATGAGGTCCTTGCCCGTGAAGAGTTATTATGGTACCAGAAGTCACAGTTGGATTTTATACGGGATGGTGATCGAAATACATCTTACTTTCACGTTAGTACTCTTATTCAAAGATGGTGTTATCGGATAACGTCGCTAAAAAAAGATAATGGGGATTGA